From Ochotona princeps isolate mOchPri1 chromosome X, mOchPri1.hap1, whole genome shotgun sequence, one genomic window encodes:
- the CLDN2 gene encoding claudin-2, which produces MASLGLQLVGYILGLLGLLGTMTAMLLPNWRTSSYVGASIVTAVGFSKGLWMECATQSTGITQCDIYSTLLGLPADIQAAQAMMVTSTAFSSLACIISVVGMRCTIFCQESRAKDRVVIAGGIFFILGGLLSFIPVVWNLHGILRDFYSPLVPDSMKFEIGEALYLGVISSLFSMVAGIILCFTCSSQRNRSNYDAYQAQPLATRSSPRPGQAPKAKSEFNSYSLTGYV; this is translated from the coding sequence ATGGCCTCTCTTGGCCTCCAACTTGTGGGCTACATCCTAGGCCTCCTGGGGCTACTGGGCACGATGACTGCCATGCTTCTCCCCAACTGGCGAACAAGTTCTTACGTtggtgccagcattgtgacagCAGTCGGTTTCTCCAAGGGCCTCTGGATGGAGTGCGCCACACAAAGCACCGGCATCACCCAGTGTGACATCTACAGCACCCTGCTAGGCTTGCCTGCTGATATCCAGGCTGCTCAGGCCATGATGGtcacttccactgccttctcctcCCTGGCTTGTATTATTTCTGTGGTGGGCATGAGATGCACGATCTTCTGCCAGGAATCTCGAGCCAAAGATAGAGTGGTGATAGCAGGTGGAATCTTCTTCATCCTTGGAGGTCTCCTGAGCTTCATCCCTGTAGTCTGGAATCTTCACGGCATCCTACGGGACTTCTACTCACCACTGGTGCCTGACAGCATGAAATTTGAGATCGGAGAGGCTCTTTACTTGGGCGtgatttcctctctcttctccatgGTAGCTGGAATCATCCTCTGTTTTACTTGCTCATCCCAGAGAAATCGTTCCAACTATGATGCTTACCAGGCCCAGCCCCTCGCCACCAGGAGCTCTCCAAGACCTGGCCAAGCTCCGAAAGCGAAGAGTGAGTTCAATTCCTACAGCCTCACAGGGTATGTGTGA